A part of Thermomicrobiales bacterium genomic DNA contains:
- a CDS encoding ABC transporter permease, whose protein sequence is MLFLAGVFFPTDAAPAVLQPIIKLMPLRYLADGLRNVMVLNKSLPAQWLNVSVLVFTTVVGFLLAMKLFRWESNAV, encoded by the coding sequence ATGCTGTTTCTGGCCGGTGTCTTCTTCCCGACTGACGCCGCACCAGCAGTGTTGCAGCCGATCATCAAGCTGATGCCGCTGCGGTATCTGGCCGACGGCCTGCGCAATGTCATGGTGCTTAACAAGTCATTGCCGGCTCAGTGGCTCAACGTCAGCGTGCTGGTGTTCACGACCGTGGTCGGGTTCCTGCTGGCGATGAAGCTGTTCCGCTGGGAATCAAACGCGGTGTAA
- a CDS encoding LysM peptidoglycan-binding domain-containing protein: MASVIGSAAAADTYTVYDGDTLSQIAERYGMTVRELTYLNGIDDPDLIFPGQQIVLSGGGSGVAEEAAVEYSSDDADTTEWYDEGVSQGGSFELPPYFPQWQVRDLLIDAANRYGWDPNLIMAQAWQESYWRQDEISWTGAIGVMQVMPSTAAEMESWYFGYDMNTFYSAYDNIEMGVAYLSVLYEETGSVELALASYYQGWGSVQRDGFFPDTHEYVDRIFMFQQMFANGELP; encoded by the coding sequence ATGGCGAGCGTCATCGGATCGGCCGCAGCCGCTGACACCTACACCGTCTACGACGGCGACACGCTGAGCCAGATTGCAGAACGCTACGGCATGACGGTCCGTGAGTTGACCTACCTCAACGGTATTGACGATCCAGACCTGATTTTCCCTGGGCAGCAGATCGTTCTGTCGGGCGGCGGCAGTGGCGTAGCCGAGGAAGCCGCAGTCGAGTACTCGAGCGACGACGCGGACACGACCGAGTGGTACGACGAAGGCGTGTCGCAGGGTGGCTCGTTCGAGCTACCGCCGTACTTCCCGCAATGGCAGGTTCGCGATCTGCTCATTGATGCGGCAAATCGGTATGGCTGGGATCCGAACCTGATCATGGCGCAGGCGTGGCAGGAGAGCTACTGGAGACAGGACGAGATCTCCTGGACCGGCGCGATCGGCGTGATGCAGGTCATGCCGTCAACTGCCGCAGAGATGGAGTCGTGGTACTTCGGCTACGACATGAACACGTTCTACAGCGCCTACGACAACATCGAGATGGGTGTCGCCTACCTGTCGGTGCTCTACGAAGAGACTGGCTCGGTCGAGCTCGCGCTGGCCAGCTACTATCAGGGCTGGGGCAGCGTCCAGCGCGACGGCTTCTTCCCAGACACCCACGAATACGTCGATCGCATCTTCATGTTCCAGCAGATGTTCGCGAACGGCGAGCTGCCGTAA
- a CDS encoding methyltransferase domain-containing protein has protein sequence MAQEHWQNDLYEQLALGSAAQTNPIAAGLLESLDDQRFASLRDSLLDDAHLYPGAVALELGCGPGMMLEGIADRIGANGEIHGLDLNPHFIDIASRRARMLDLDNARYVTADCHTLPYPDETFDAVLAERLLMHVAPINRVLSEICRVLTIGGRVVMADYDPYSSFAAGPDPTITARVLASAASMYASPLAAREAPSACVQVGLYVEQVRGYLLVFDNPHAEHVQGITTVWAEHAIAGRQVDRSTVKRWERAVDRAIQQHRFLVALPHVITIATRVR, from the coding sequence TTGGCGCAGGAGCACTGGCAAAACGATCTCTATGAGCAGTTGGCGCTGGGCAGTGCTGCTCAAACAAACCCAATCGCGGCCGGTCTCCTGGAGTCACTCGATGACCAGCGCTTCGCGTCCCTGCGCGATTCCCTTCTCGATGACGCGCATCTGTACCCTGGCGCGGTCGCGCTGGAGCTCGGCTGCGGGCCGGGGATGATGCTGGAGGGGATCGCCGACCGGATCGGTGCCAACGGCGAAATCCACGGACTCGACCTGAACCCGCACTTCATCGATATTGCATCGCGCCGTGCCAGAATGCTGGACCTCGACAACGCCCGCTACGTGACAGCCGACTGCCACACGCTACCGTACCCGGACGAGACGTTCGACGCGGTGCTCGCCGAGCGACTGCTCATGCATGTCGCGCCAATCAACCGCGTCCTGTCAGAGATTTGTCGGGTACTCACCATCGGCGGACGTGTGGTCATGGCTGACTACGATCCATACTCGTCGTTTGCAGCCGGCCCGGATCCCACAATCACCGCCCGCGTGCTGGCGTCGGCGGCGTCGATGTATGCCTCTCCGCTGGCTGCGCGCGAAGCGCCATCGGCCTGCGTGCAGGTCGGGCTGTATGTTGAGCAGGTGCGTGGCTATCTCCTGGTGTTCGACAATCCGCATGCTGAACACGTTCAGGGGATCACGACGGTGTGGGCCGAGCACGCCATTGCAGGTCGGCAGGTGGATCGCAGCACGGTCAAGCGCTGGGAGCGGGCCGTGGACCGCGCCATTCAGCAGCACCGATTTCTGGTCGCGCTTCCCCACGTCATTACCATTGCAACACGAGTTCGCTAG
- a CDS encoding ABC transporter permease gives MSAFWQMVLANLKMTVRNRVALFWNLAFPLIFILLFGFLFSGDDVNIKVGIVGADQSPMTSQVVDAMKSTDGFSVETGDEQAELDRLKDGDRSVVVVFRAADSNGQIPTDVYWDSTSPQTGQVALSAVQSFLAQAGAPDPASKPIAVSVHSVVSTDLDYIDFLVPGILAMTIMNSGILGLASAFVSYREKGILRRIKATPFPLSSFIGARIVSQLIVAVFQAVILVAVGIVVVGLNINGNLLYALILVILGSLAFLSLGFVVASFARNQKQPTHWPTRSRFDAVSGRCLLPD, from the coding sequence ATGAGCGCTTTCTGGCAGATGGTCCTTGCCAATCTCAAAATGACTGTGCGCAATCGCGTCGCACTCTTCTGGAATCTCGCATTCCCGCTGATCTTCATTCTGCTCTTCGGATTCCTGTTCTCCGGCGACGATGTCAATATCAAGGTTGGCATTGTTGGGGCCGATCAATCACCAATGACGAGTCAGGTCGTCGATGCGATGAAGTCGACCGACGGATTCAGCGTCGAGACAGGTGACGAGCAGGCCGAGCTCGATCGGTTGAAAGACGGCGACCGCTCGGTGGTGGTGGTCTTCCGTGCCGCCGACAGCAACGGGCAGATCCCGACCGACGTCTATTGGGACTCAACCAGTCCGCAAACCGGCCAGGTGGCGCTCAGCGCAGTGCAGAGCTTCCTCGCGCAAGCCGGCGCGCCGGATCCGGCTAGTAAGCCGATTGCGGTATCGGTCCACTCCGTCGTGTCGACCGACCTGGACTACATAGACTTCCTGGTGCCGGGTATCCTGGCGATGACGATCATGAACTCCGGCATCCTTGGGCTCGCGTCGGCGTTCGTCTCGTACCGCGAGAAGGGCATCCTGCGGCGGATCAAGGCTACGCCGTTCCCACTCTCGTCATTCATCGGTGCGCGCATCGTCAGTCAGTTGATTGTGGCTGTCTTCCAGGCAGTGATTCTGGTGGCGGTGGGAATCGTTGTTGTTGGCCTGAACATCAACGGCAATCTGCTTTACGCGTTGATTCTCGTGATTCTTGGATCGCTGGCGTTCCTGTCGCTCGGGTTCGTCGTCGCGTCGTTTGCACGTAACCAGAAGCAGCCGACTCACTGGCCAACGCGGTCGCGTTTCGATGCTGTTTCTGGCCGGTGTCTTCTTCCCGACTGA
- a CDS encoding rhodanese-like domain-containing protein: MIDSSRTYPRGDLLVEPAELAAQLGSDNILIIDCDAAEVSMGRPHIPGAVQMPIHPYLRNTETNIGVLPPDQATEILGGMGVGNGRRVVCYDSQGGVLAARCWWVLWYYGHENVAVLDGGLIAWVAEGYPVEQEWQPLRPGDFVASAHAERITSCDLILPLLGSSDFVTLDVRSDLEWSGKPLARNNQREGYIPGAVHIEWKQFMDWDHNARFRPAGDIAALLESNGVTRGKAVAPY, translated from the coding sequence GTGATCGATTCGTCGCGGACATATCCGCGTGGTGATCTCCTCGTTGAGCCAGCTGAGCTTGCCGCACAGCTGGGCTCCGACAACATTCTGATCATAGATTGTGACGCGGCAGAAGTTTCGATGGGGCGCCCACACATCCCCGGCGCCGTACAAATGCCGATCCATCCGTATCTTCGCAACACCGAAACCAATATCGGCGTGCTCCCGCCAGATCAGGCGACCGAGATTCTCGGTGGCATGGGCGTTGGCAACGGTCGCCGTGTTGTCTGCTACGACTCGCAGGGTGGCGTACTGGCAGCGCGGTGCTGGTGGGTTCTCTGGTATTACGGTCACGAAAACGTAGCGGTCTTAGATGGCGGGCTCATCGCCTGGGTAGCGGAGGGCTATCCAGTGGAACAGGAGTGGCAGCCGCTGCGCCCGGGTGATTTTGTCGCATCTGCGCACGCCGAGCGCATCACAAGCTGCGACCTGATTCTTCCGCTACTTGGATCGAGCGATTTCGTAACACTGGACGTCCGGAGCGACCTGGAGTGGTCCGGCAAGCCGCTCGCACGCAACAACCAGCGGGAGGGCTACATTCCAGGTGCTGTCCACATCGAGTGGAAACAGTTCATGGATTGGGACCACAACGCGCGCTTCAGGCCCGCAGGCGACATCGCGGCCCTGCTTGAAAGTAACGGCGTCACGCGCGGCAAAGCCGTTGCACCATATTGA
- a CDS encoding PHP domain-containing protein, whose protein sequence is MLTNSQIADHVRTYADLLEMAGESGFRLNAYRRAADAIRQFDRAVALEPDPRAVPSVGPGIAAIVAELVTTGRFQQLDELQEQMPASLLGLLDVPGVGLKTAARLYHELGITSLDDLDAALQTGRLSTVKGMGPKIQGRIADGLAFLQQRSGRISIGVALPLAERLAAEIATATGAPVHIVGSVRRMCETVGNVDLLVIAPSPSSRLAAVAQLPAVASQTEQGADWATFLLQQGAMLRVAVAPPEVAGTALIRWTDRVSTSPCSAVADNLPVGSSEEEVYAALGMAFIPPELRENRGEIEAARQNRLPRLIDVEDLRGDLHLHSTWSDGAGSPEEMAAAAGELGYEYLAITDHSGGLGVAGGLRPERLTEQIDYVRDLNPAAPVHMLVGSEVEVHRDGRLDFDDDLLAALDIVVASLHSGLRQSEDQFTERMCQAIANPNVDIIAHPTGRLVERRQGASVDWGRVFEAAKQTTTALEINADPARLDMTDLVAREAARAGVLITIDSDAHHPGSLRNVRYGVGVARRAWIEPSQVINTWTLSDVQAWLADRQVPGGRH, encoded by the coding sequence ATGCTGACGAACAGCCAGATTGCCGATCATGTGCGGACGTATGCCGACCTGCTGGAAATGGCCGGCGAGAGCGGCTTCCGCCTGAACGCATACCGACGCGCGGCGGACGCGATCCGACAGTTTGATCGGGCAGTGGCGCTGGAACCGGACCCGCGAGCCGTCCCGTCAGTAGGACCGGGAATCGCCGCGATCGTGGCTGAGCTGGTGACGACCGGCCGCTTCCAGCAACTCGATGAGTTGCAAGAGCAGATGCCCGCGTCATTGCTGGGTTTGCTGGATGTCCCCGGCGTCGGGTTGAAGACGGCCGCCCGCCTCTATCACGAGCTCGGCATTACCTCCCTGGATGACCTCGATGCCGCGCTCCAAACCGGCAGGTTGTCGACGGTCAAGGGCATGGGGCCAAAGATTCAGGGCCGCATCGCCGACGGATTGGCATTCCTGCAGCAACGATCAGGCCGGATTTCCATCGGCGTCGCACTCCCGCTCGCCGAGCGGCTGGCGGCGGAGATCGCCACGGCAACCGGGGCACCGGTCCATATCGTTGGCTCAGTCCGCCGGATGTGCGAGACGGTCGGCAACGTCGATCTGCTTGTCATCGCACCGTCGCCGTCCTCCAGGTTGGCTGCTGTCGCGCAGCTGCCGGCCGTGGCTTCACAGACTGAGCAGGGCGCGGACTGGGCGACATTCCTGCTTCAGCAGGGGGCGATGCTCAGGGTCGCGGTTGCGCCGCCAGAGGTTGCCGGCACTGCGCTGATTCGCTGGACTGATCGAGTGAGCACGTCGCCCTGCTCGGCGGTAGCTGACAATCTACCTGTCGGCAGCAGCGAAGAAGAGGTGTACGCCGCCCTCGGAATGGCATTTATCCCGCCGGAGCTGCGCGAGAATCGCGGCGAGATTGAGGCGGCTCGGCAGAATCGACTGCCCAGACTGATCGACGTCGAGGATCTGCGTGGTGATTTGCACTTGCACTCGACCTGGTCAGACGGCGCAGGATCTCCCGAGGAGATGGCTGCGGCAGCTGGAGAGCTCGGGTACGAGTATCTGGCAATCACTGACCATTCCGGCGGGCTCGGTGTCGCGGGTGGTTTGCGACCGGAGCGGCTGACTGAGCAAATCGACTATGTCCGTGACCTGAACCCGGCTGCCCCGGTACACATGCTGGTTGGCTCAGAAGTTGAAGTGCATCGCGACGGGCGGCTCGACTTCGACGATGATCTGCTGGCGGCGCTCGATATTGTTGTCGCGTCCCTCCACAGCGGGTTGCGTCAATCTGAGGACCAATTCACGGAGCGTATGTGTCAGGCTATTGCCAATCCCAACGTCGACATCATCGCCCACCCAACTGGCAGGCTCGTCGAGCGTCGGCAGGGGGCAAGCGTCGATTGGGGGCGTGTCTTCGAGGCCGCGAAGCAGACGACGACTGCTCTGGAGATCAATGCCGACCCAGCCAGACTCGACATGACCGACCTGGTTGCTCGTGAAGCGGCGCGTGCCGGCGTGCTGATCACCATTGATTCCGATGCGCATCATCCGGGATCGCTGCGCAACGTTCGTTACGGAGTGGGCGTCGCGCGGCGCGCATGGATCGAGCCATCGCAGGTAATCAATACATGGACTCTGTCCGATGTGCAGGCGTGGCTCGCTGATCGGCAGGTTCCGGGTGGGCGGCACTAG
- a CDS encoding LD-carboxypeptidase, which translates to MSARPRCLQPGATIGLVSPSSPTSRPSDHIRIQQWAEEQGFRLKFFPHAADRATYLAGRDEDRAADLIAAFADPTVDAVLTIRGGYGGWRVVPHLDFDIIRANPKFFCGYSDTTALHVAMGKSADLVSFYGPAASSFISRNRSAYSLRHFLKALTDPAPLAVIERDPDDPFTWAIASGVAEGPLRGGCLSLLVQSLGTPWEVDWDGAIVFAEDVNEEPYRIDAYLTQLKLAGKLDNIAGFVVGEHVSCGPREFRPSYAYGTYSTEEVYRHYLEPLGVPVMVGLPCGHGKHLATLPLGVRARLDASNLTLEILESATI; encoded by the coding sequence ATGTCCGCGCGACCACGATGCCTGCAGCCTGGTGCAACGATCGGCCTTGTCTCTCCATCGAGCCCGACCTCGCGCCCGAGCGACCATATTCGTATTCAGCAGTGGGCCGAAGAGCAGGGCTTTCGGCTGAAATTTTTCCCGCACGCCGCAGACCGTGCGACATATCTCGCTGGACGGGACGAGGACCGCGCTGCCGACCTGATAGCGGCCTTCGCCGACCCGACAGTGGACGCGGTGCTGACGATCCGCGGTGGGTACGGTGGCTGGCGGGTCGTGCCGCACCTGGATTTCGACATCATCCGCGCGAATCCCAAATTCTTCTGTGGCTACTCCGACACGACAGCACTCCACGTTGCTATGGGCAAGTCCGCTGACCTTGTGTCGTTCTACGGGCCGGCGGCATCCTCGTTCATCAGTCGGAACCGCTCCGCATATTCGCTGCGCCACTTCCTGAAGGCACTGACCGATCCCGCCCCGTTGGCTGTCATCGAACGGGACCCCGACGATCCGTTTACCTGGGCGATTGCGTCTGGCGTTGCTGAGGGTCCCTTGCGAGGCGGTTGTCTGTCGCTGCTGGTGCAGTCGCTCGGCACACCCTGGGAGGTGGACTGGGACGGTGCAATCGTCTTCGCCGAGGACGTGAACGAGGAGCCATACCGCATTGATGCCTACCTGACGCAGCTCAAGCTGGCCGGCAAGCTGGACAACATCGCCGGATTCGTCGTTGGCGAGCATGTGAGCTGCGGTCCGCGCGAGTTCCGCCCCTCGTACGCCTATGGCACCTATTCAACCGAGGAGGTCTACCGGCACTATCTGGAGCCGCTGGGCGTCCCGGTGATGGTCGGACTCCCCTGCGGACATGGCAAGCACCTCGCCACGTTGCCGTTGGGTGTGCGAGCTCGACTGGACGCCAGTAATCTCACGCTGGAGATTCTGGAATCGGCGACGATCTGA
- a CDS encoding VWA domain-containing protein, producing the protein MSFDYSFYPRNRYSRWDGTQQIDGLTADDIMDAISDDMFAQGDLQSALQRLFNQGLNKQDSTQMPGIRQLMERLKAMRQRELNRYDLGSVLDDLKQRLEEIQQLERDGIEQRLDQSRQQTQQPENSTESSDGKDKASETGEQSQQSTGEQDKSETGDADDNERLQRLLESMAQKKLDALDNLPPDPAGQIKALTEYEFMDQRAREKFQELLEQLQQQMLQQTFQGMQQSLQNMTPESMQEMQQMLSELNDMLEERANGGQPDFERFMHRWGHYFGNDIKSLDELMDHMAQQMAAMQSLMNSMSQEQRAELWNAMQAVMNDPGMQQQMERLSENLSQMMGPNPYADQYRFRGDEDLSLDQALRLMDRLHDMDEMSEQLRGVRDWRDLEDVDDQKIRELLGDEFQHDLDQLRQLTQLLEDAGYIKKGRRGWEMTAQGVRKIGQKALTDIFQHLKRDRFGQHQIDHTGQGGERTDTSKPYEFGDPFLLDLPKTVMNAVWRDGTGAPVHLAAEDFEVYRTEQITQSSTVLMVDMSRSMLYNGCFAAAKKVALALDSLIRGQFPRDNLYVLGFSYVATRLDPATLPSISWDEYNYGTNMQHGLMMARQLLARHKGGNKQVIVITDGEPTAHFEDGQVRFSYPPTYQTLQETLKEVMRCTRENVTINTFMLEHSPYMAGFVSEMAKINKGRAFFATPDRLGEYILVDYVANKRTARHV; encoded by the coding sequence ATGAGCTTCGACTACTCCTTCTACCCGCGCAACCGCTACTCTCGCTGGGACGGCACGCAGCAGATCGACGGCCTGACCGCTGACGACATCATGGACGCCATATCTGATGATATGTTCGCGCAGGGCGACCTGCAGAGTGCTCTGCAGCGGCTGTTCAATCAGGGGCTCAACAAGCAGGACTCGACGCAGATGCCCGGCATCCGCCAGCTGATGGAGCGACTGAAAGCTATGCGGCAGCGCGAGCTCAATCGCTACGACCTCGGCTCGGTACTGGACGATCTGAAGCAGCGCCTCGAAGAGATCCAGCAGCTTGAGCGCGACGGAATCGAGCAGCGCCTCGACCAGAGTCGTCAGCAGACGCAGCAGCCCGAAAACAGCACCGAGTCGTCCGACGGCAAAGACAAGGCAAGCGAAACGGGCGAGCAGTCGCAGCAATCCACTGGTGAGCAGGACAAGTCTGAGACAGGCGATGCTGACGACAACGAGCGGCTGCAGCGCTTGCTGGAAAGCATGGCGCAGAAGAAGCTGGACGCGCTCGACAATCTCCCGCCCGATCCGGCCGGACAGATCAAGGCGCTGACCGAATACGAGTTCATGGATCAGCGTGCCCGCGAGAAGTTCCAGGAGTTGTTGGAGCAGCTCCAGCAGCAGATGCTGCAGCAGACCTTCCAGGGGATGCAGCAGTCGCTGCAGAACATGACGCCGGAGTCGATGCAGGAGATGCAGCAGATGCTCTCTGAGCTGAACGACATGCTCGAAGAACGCGCCAACGGTGGACAGCCGGATTTCGAGCGCTTCATGCACCGCTGGGGGCACTACTTCGGCAACGACATCAAGTCGCTCGACGAGCTGATGGATCACATGGCGCAGCAGATGGCGGCGATGCAGTCGCTGATGAACTCAATGTCGCAAGAACAGCGCGCCGAGCTATGGAATGCCATGCAGGCGGTCATGAACGACCCCGGCATGCAGCAGCAGATGGAGCGGCTCTCCGAGAATCTGTCGCAGATGATGGGACCGAATCCGTACGCCGATCAATATCGGTTCCGTGGCGATGAGGATTTGTCGCTCGACCAGGCACTGCGTCTGATGGATCGCCTGCACGACATGGACGAGATGTCCGAGCAGCTGCGTGGCGTCCGCGACTGGCGTGACCTCGAGGACGTTGACGATCAGAAGATCCGCGAGTTGCTGGGCGACGAGTTTCAACATGATCTCGACCAGCTTCGCCAACTGACGCAGTTGCTGGAAGATGCAGGCTACATCAAGAAGGGCCGTCGTGGCTGGGAGATGACCGCCCAGGGTGTGCGGAAGATCGGCCAGAAGGCGCTGACCGATATCTTCCAGCATCTCAAGCGCGATCGCTTCGGCCAGCACCAGATCGACCACACAGGCCAGGGTGGCGAGCGAACCGACACGAGCAAACCGTATGAGTTCGGCGACCCGTTCTTGCTCGATCTGCCGAAGACGGTGATGAACGCGGTCTGGCGGGACGGCACTGGTGCGCCAGTGCATCTGGCGGCCGAGGACTTCGAGGTCTATCGCACCGAACAGATCACGCAGTCATCAACCGTGCTGATGGTCGACATGAGCCGATCAATGCTCTACAACGGCTGCTTCGCCGCGGCCAAGAAAGTCGCGCTAGCGCTCGACAGCCTGATCCGCGGACAGTTCCCGCGCGACAATCTCTACGTCCTCGGGTTCTCCTACGTGGCGACGCGGCTCGATCCGGCGACCCTGCCGAGCATCAGTTGGGACGAATACAACTACGGCACGAACATGCAGCACGGCCTGATGATGGCTCGGCAGCTTCTCGCCCGCCACAAGGGCGGCAATAAACAGGTAATCGTCATCACCGATGGTGAACCGACAGCGCACTTCGAGGACGGCCAGGTGCGGTTCTCCTACCCGCCGACGTACCAGACATTGCAGGAGACGCTCAAGGAGGTCATGCGCTGCACCCGCGAGAATGTGACCATCAATACGTTCATGCTGGAGCATAGCCCGTACATGGCCGGGTTCGTTTCCGAGATGGCGAAGATTAATAAGGGTCGCGCGTTCTTTGCCACGCCGGACCGCCTCGGCGAGTACATCCTCGTCGATTACGTCGCCAACAAGCGAACCGCGCGACACGTGTAA
- a CDS encoding ATP-binding cassette domain-containing protein, with protein sequence MAGNLVASSNHQLGTNMAMQDDRSPAHATDAIIDVRGLVKQYGSLTAVDGVNLQVMTNEIFGILGPNGAGKTTTLEMVEGLREPDAGSITIAGIDVVADPAAVKRVIGVQLQSTALFDHLSARELIELFAALSGGDSSRRRADELIALVSLDEKADSYADQLSGGQRQRLSIALALVNDPSVVFLDEPTTGLDPQARRNLWDLIRHLRDSGKTVVLTTHYMEEADVLCDRVAVMDHGQIIACDTPLALIQSLDVVASINARVNQPLDISDLPGALDSSTQDDQITVSTRDVPLTLTALLARAAERGVQLQNLSTSQATLEDVFLTMTGRSLRE encoded by the coding sequence ATGGCTGGAAACCTCGTCGCGTCATCCAATCATCAGCTTGGTACCAACATGGCTATGCAGGATGACCGCTCTCCTGCTCACGCGACCGATGCAATCATCGATGTACGGGGCCTCGTAAAGCAGTACGGATCTCTCACTGCGGTCGATGGCGTCAATCTCCAGGTTATGACAAACGAGATCTTCGGAATTCTGGGGCCAAATGGCGCAGGCAAGACCACGACTCTGGAGATGGTCGAGGGCTTGCGTGAGCCGGACGCCGGTTCGATCACCATTGCCGGCATTGATGTCGTCGCCGACCCGGCAGCGGTCAAGCGTGTCATCGGCGTCCAGCTCCAGTCCACCGCATTGTTCGATCATCTCAGCGCCCGCGAGCTGATCGAGCTCTTCGCTGCGCTCTCCGGCGGCGACAGTTCTCGCCGTCGGGCTGACGAGCTGATCGCGCTGGTGTCACTGGATGAGAAAGCTGATAGCTACGCAGACCAGCTATCCGGGGGCCAGCGTCAGCGCCTGTCGATTGCGTTGGCGCTGGTTAATGATCCGTCTGTCGTCTTCCTCGACGAGCCGACGACCGGACTCGACCCGCAGGCACGGCGCAACTTATGGGACCTCATCCGCCACCTGCGGGATAGCGGCAAGACAGTCGTGCTGACGACACACTACATGGAAGAAGCAGACGTCCTTTGCGATCGCGTAGCCGTCATGGACCACGGCCAGATCATCGCCTGCGACACGCCTCTGGCGCTGATTCAGTCGCTCGACGTCGTTGCGTCGATCAATGCACGGGTGAATCAACCACTCGACATCAGTGACCTGCCCGGTGCGCTGGACTCGTCCACGCAGGACGATCAGATCACGGTGAGCACGCGGGATGTGCCGCTGACGCTGACTGCGCTGCTGGCGCGGGCTGCCGAGCGCGGCGTCCAGTTGCAGAACCTCTCGACATCTCAGGCGACGCTGGAAGACGTGTTCCTGACAATGACCGGACGGAGTCTCCGCGAATGA
- a CDS encoding amidase — translation MADRALLRKSIAEVAALIQRGEVSPVELAEASLAEIERTNPVLNAFRTTTPDRALAQARAAEEAIGRGDYRGPLHGIPLAVKDLMDMQGETTPAGSRVLADKVATEDSEVVRLLDAAGAVIVGKTHMPEFAFSPASNNSHYGPVANPWNHAHDSGGSSSGSGAAVAAGLVLGATGSDTGGSIRMPSTLCGIAGIKPTFGRASGRGAATLSWSLDHMGPMCRSVGDAAIMLQAMAGYDAGDPRTRRVPVDDYPAAIEQGVSGLKIGVLTDDGAGPMGTPAVLEGLQAGAAALADAGATLVEIAIPEVSALSALYGTILVIEAAAAYEEFLKHRLDELGDFARDRMLVAYAYSPMTFVRAQQARTILRERVADRVADLDLLILPGMPHEAPPIGVVQSNTRFTGAFNALGWPAMVVPVGIGENNLPVATQIVGRPWMESLVFRAARVIERDGPWNGRQAPEVETPAH, via the coding sequence GTGGCTGATCGTGCACTCCTTCGGAAGTCGATCGCCGAGGTCGCGGCGCTCATTCAGCGCGGCGAGGTGTCGCCGGTCGAATTGGCAGAAGCGTCGCTCGCGGAGATTGAGCGCACGAACCCGGTTCTGAACGCCTTCCGGACGACGACACCGGATCGTGCGCTCGCCCAGGCGCGAGCAGCCGAGGAGGCCATCGGTCGCGGCGACTACCGCGGGCCGCTCCACGGTATCCCGCTGGCGGTGAAGGACCTGATGGACATGCAGGGCGAGACGACGCCGGCAGGTTCTCGCGTGCTGGCCGACAAAGTGGCGACTGAGGACAGCGAAGTCGTGCGATTGCTTGATGCCGCTGGCGCTGTCATCGTCGGCAAGACCCATATGCCGGAGTTCGCCTTCTCACCGGCGTCGAACAACTCCCATTACGGCCCTGTGGCAAATCCGTGGAATCATGCCCACGACAGCGGCGGATCGAGCAGTGGCTCGGGCGCTGCCGTCGCCGCCGGACTCGTGCTCGGCGCGACCGGCTCCGACACCGGCGGTTCGATCCGCATGCCCTCGACGCTCTGCGGCATCGCCGGTATCAAGCCGACTTTTGGACGGGCCAGCGGTCGTGGGGCAGCGACGCTCTCGTGGTCACTCGATCATATGGGGCCGATGTGTCGGTCCGTTGGCGACGCGGCGATCATGCTGCAAGCCATGGCCGGCTACGACGCTGGTGATCCTCGAACGCGCCGCGTGCCGGTCGATGACTACCCGGCCGCCATCGAGCAGGGCGTCAGTGGCCTGAAGATCGGCGTGCTGACCGACGATGGCGCGGGCCCGATGGGCACACCGGCGGTCCTGGAGGGATTGCAGGCGGGCGCGGCAGCGCTGGCCGATGCAGGCGCAACGCTGGTCGAGATCGCCATCCCGGAAGTGTCGGCACTCTCCGCACTCTACGGCACGATCCTCGTCATCGAGGCCGCGGCGGCGTACGAGGAGTTCCTCAAGCATCGCCTCGATGAGCTCGGCGACTTCGCCCGCGATCGCATGCTCGTTGCCTATGCCTATTCGCCGATGACGTTTGTCCGCGCCCAACAGGCGCGCACAATCCTGCGCGAGCGGGTTGCAGACCGCGTGGCCGATCTGGATCTGCTGATCCTGCCGGGGATGCCGCACGAAGCACCGCCGATTGGTGTCGTGCAGAGCAACACCCGCTTCACTGGCGCGTTCAACGCCCTCGGTTGGCCGGCAATGGTCGTGCCGGTCGGGATCGGCGAGAACAATCTCCCGGTCGCGACCCAAATTGTGGGACGCCCGTGGATGGAGTCGCTCGTCTTCCGTGCAGCCCGCGTCATCGAACGCGATGGCCCGTGGAATGGGCGGCAAGCGCCGGAAGTCGAAACGCCAGCACATTGA